A genome region from Chryseobacterium sp. G0186 includes the following:
- a CDS encoding winged helix-turn-helix transcriptional regulator, whose protein sequence is MNFEEFKNCGLRRSLNILSGKWKPLILHTLFEKDTVRFAELWRNMPRVSKKVLSEQLKQLEDDHIIQRMEVYNFPPEVYYKLTEKGQKLGPILTELHSWGNELN, encoded by the coding sequence ATGAATTTCGAGGAGTTTAAAAACTGTGGACTCAGGAGAAGTCTGAATATTCTTTCCGGCAAATGGAAACCATTGATTCTGCATACTCTTTTTGAAAAGGATACGGTACGTTTTGCAGAACTTTGGCGGAATATGCCCAGAGTGTCTAAAAAAGTGCTTTCAGAACAGCTTAAACAACTGGAAGATGATCATATTATCCAGCGGATGGAAGTCTATAATTTTCCTCCTGAAGTTTATTATAAGCTGACTGAGAAAGGGCAAAAGTTAGGTCCTATTCTGACTGAACTTCATTCATGGGGAAATGAGCTTAATTAA
- a CDS encoding MBL fold metallo-hydrolase codes for MKLQLWRNATLLLNIDGSSILVDPMLGEKGSLGKFPMTDNELLNPLVDLPFKTEELIEKLDQIDAVVITHLHPDHWDVRAVELIDKTTTILCPDIIADEIAQQGFQNIVSIHEHIRWKNMDISITKGQHGTGEIGEKMGTVNGFVFKTDHQSVYIVGDSIWYDDIAKEIDRHQPQHIIVAGGAATFSVGEPIIMTSEDILNVCKHAPKAKVWVTHLEAVSHCKENREFIQSAINSKGYESQCFIPKDGEEVTLSFH; via the coding sequence ATGAAATTACAATTATGGCGCAATGCTACATTGCTATTGAACATTGATGGAAGCTCTATCCTGGTTGATCCTATGCTGGGAGAAAAAGGATCATTAGGCAAATTTCCCATGACCGATAATGAATTACTGAATCCTTTGGTAGATCTGCCTTTTAAAACAGAAGAATTGATTGAAAAACTAGATCAAATAGATGCTGTAGTTATTACCCATCTTCATCCCGATCATTGGGATGTCCGGGCAGTTGAACTTATTGATAAAACAACAACCATTCTTTGTCCTGATATCATTGCTGATGAGATCGCCCAACAAGGCTTTCAGAATATTGTTTCAATCCATGAACATATCCGTTGGAAAAACATGGATATTTCAATCACAAAGGGGCAACATGGAACCGGAGAAATTGGAGAGAAGATGGGAACAGTCAACGGATTTGTTTTTAAGACAGACCATCAATCTGTGTATATTGTAGGAGATAGTATTTGGTATGATGATATTGCAAAAGAAATTGACAGGCACCAGCCACAACATATTATCGTTGCAGGAGGGGCCGCTACATTTTCAGTAGGAGAACCTATTATCATGACCAGTGAAGACATCCTCAATGTTTGTAAACACGCTCCTAAAGCAAAAGTATGGGTTACCCACCTTGAAGCGGTAAGTCATTGTAAAGAAAACAGAGAGTTTATCCAGTCTGCAATAAATTCAAAAGGGTATGAAAGCCAGTGTTTCATTCCTAAAGATGGGGAAGAGGTTACATTATCTTTTCATTAA
- a CDS encoding CynX/NimT family MFS transporter — protein MMKNEVKNNASYVLLILNVLVVILISSNLRSPIVAVSPVLGEVRDVLHLDNFQVSLLTSIPLFMFAVCSVLVSRFSSKLGISKLLMYSLIILSFGLFLRISGSLLLLFLGSVFIGLGICIGNVVTPGYVKNNFPKQIGLMTGIFAVSMNLTAALASGFSVKIGEWTGFGWRGSLGIWLIIAALGFLVLLLEFIFNKKNSDHPKTTLGTSDFNMFKSSQAWNISIFMGLQSLFYYCMVAWLPSFLTDYNMPGESSGWVLFVIQITMIPITFCCPIIASKMKDQRVLILFICALMFESTMMFVFLKAQWIYVNAVIIGISNGLSFSLSILFFSTRTKSGINAVKISGMAQSVGYLIAAFGPPIFGKLHDWDASWNISFYFLSIAVLIMFFFGIKAARHKYVED, from the coding sequence ATGATGAAGAACGAAGTAAAAAATAACGCTTCTTATGTTTTATTGATCCTGAACGTGTTGGTTGTCATATTGATTTCCAGTAATCTCCGGTCGCCTATTGTAGCAGTTTCCCCTGTTCTTGGGGAAGTAAGGGATGTCTTACATCTGGATAATTTTCAGGTGAGTCTGCTTACCTCTATTCCACTTTTTATGTTTGCAGTCTGCTCAGTATTGGTCAGTAGATTTTCCAGTAAACTTGGTATCAGTAAGCTGCTCATGTATTCGCTTATCATTTTAAGTTTTGGATTGTTTCTGAGAATTTCAGGATCTCTTTTACTGTTATTTCTCGGTTCTGTATTTATTGGATTGGGAATCTGTATCGGAAATGTAGTCACTCCGGGGTATGTTAAGAATAATTTCCCTAAACAAATTGGCTTAATGACAGGGATTTTTGCCGTTTCCATGAATCTTACAGCGGCACTTGCTTCGGGTTTTAGTGTTAAAATTGGAGAATGGACAGGTTTTGGATGGCGAGGCTCTCTGGGAATCTGGCTGATCATTGCTGCCTTGGGATTTTTGGTGCTGCTACTTGAATTTATATTTAATAAAAAGAATTCTGATCATCCAAAAACGACATTAGGGACTTCTGATTTTAATATGTTTAAATCTTCCCAGGCTTGGAATATCAGTATCTTCATGGGATTGCAGTCCTTATTTTATTACTGTATGGTGGCGTGGTTACCGTCATTTCTTACAGATTATAATATGCCCGGTGAAAGCTCAGGATGGGTTTTGTTTGTCATCCAGATTACCATGATTCCTATAACATTCTGTTGCCCGATTATTGCCAGTAAAATGAAGGATCAAAGGGTTTTAATTCTATTTATATGTGCTTTAATGTTCGAGAGTACCATGATGTTTGTCTTTCTGAAAGCACAATGGATCTATGTAAATGCCGTTATTATAGGAATTTCCAATGGATTGTCCTTCAGTTTATCCATTCTGTTTTTTTCCACAAGGACAAAAAGTGGAATTAATGCCGTTAAGATCTCCGGAATGGCACAGTCTGTGGGATATCTTATCGCTGCGTTTGGGCCTCCCATATTTGGAAAACTACATGATTGGGATGCTTCCTGGAATATTTCATTTTACTTCCTGAGTATTGCGGTATTGATCATGTTCTTTTTTGGAATAAAGGCGGCAAGACATAAATATGTAGAGGATTAA